The following coding sequences lie in one Phyllopteryx taeniolatus isolate TA_2022b chromosome 4, UOR_Ptae_1.2, whole genome shotgun sequence genomic window:
- the mrpl4 gene encoding large ribosomal subunit protein uL4m, which produces MFLRFSLLLCERGAAKRCASSLVGENVLPPNLLLPAKLRDPPRTRRPPPPPDSPLPLLRSCDADVPAHRSAVRLWVDALEGRGGDPLGLAELHPDVFAVPPRLDILHSVEVWQRNYKRISHANTKVRSEVRGGGRKPWNQKGGGRARHGSIRSPLWRGGGVSHGPRGPTSYYYMLPMKVRVLGLKVALSSKVAQGFLHVVDSLDIRSPDSRDLLDAIRLKDWEESLLIVDVDDNFPDNILKATATLKTVNLIPALGLNVHSLLKHEGIVLTLETLRFLEDKLLWHDQRYTPLYPFKLPYADFP; this is translated from the exons atgtttttgcgTTTTTCTCTGCTGCTGTGCGAAAGAGGAGCCGCGAAACGG TGTGCGTCGTCACTGGTCGGTGAAAACGTTCTTCCACCCAACTTGCTGCTTCCCGCCAAACTGCGAGATCCGCCCAGAACCA GGCGCCCGCCACCCCCCCCGGACTCCCCGCTGCCCCTACTGAGGTCTTGTGACGCCGACGTCCCTGCCCACCGGAGTGCTGTGCGGCTATGGGTGGACGCTTTAGAGGGACGGGGCGGCGACCCGTTGGGCCTGGCCGAGCTCCATCCAGACGTCTTCGCCGTCCCTCCCAG GCTGGACATCCTGCACAGCGTAGAAGTGTGGCAGAGGAACTACAAACGCATC aGTCACGCCAACACCAAGGTGAGGTCTGAGGTGCGTGGTGGCGGCCGCAAACCGTGGAACCAGAAGGGAGGGGGCCGCGCTCGCCATGGCAGCATACGCTCACCCCTGTGGAGGGGAG GGGGCGTCTCCCATGGCCCCCGGGGACCCACCAGCTACTACTACATGCTGCCTATGAAGGTGCGCGTCCTGGGGCTCAAGGTGGCCCTGAGCTCCAAGGTGGCCCAG GGTTTTCTTCATGTCGTAGACTCGCTCGACATCCGGAGTCCGGACTCTCGTGACCTGCTGGATGCCATCAGACTCAAAGACTGGGAGGAGTCGCTGCTCATTGTCGACGT TGATGACAACTTTCCCGACAACATCCTGAAGGCCACGGCCACTCTCAAGACCGTCAACCTAATTCCAGCCCTCG GTCTGAACGTGCACAGCCTTCTGAAGCACGAAGGCATAGTCCTCACGCTGGAGACGCTGCGCTTCCTGGAGGACAAACTGCTTTGGCACGACCAACGCTATACGCCGCTCTACCCTTTTAAATTGCCCTATGCTGACTTCCCCTAA
- the hyls1 gene encoding centriolar and ciliogenesis-associated protein HYLS1 isoform X3: MAAGPTCPARPLMPRWTADLLPSPKRKPCNTLCLAVSPCDMGTYAGSFFLHDERRNTQVLSRRANKDGHLQQDHGAVPGSSHSPAAHMLVPDTRGRHFIKRKVLRKREGQSLVCDESIYSQISDCSTFLQDRLSALRLHEAENDKASVLSDDMEGVSLSTFGSFVTHSTRTSSESDFRTKPKSFIRPVMTQQTFKKDDPVAKYFHYKQLWDGVSIPGERDHRELRWEIRERLAYQPPAPKARRSYVANSYVIPTEKKRSALRWEVRNRMAHPELPHKFTYRF; this comes from the exons CCGTGTAACACGTTATGCCTTGCAGTGAGCCCGTGTGACATGGGCACATATGCTGGAAGCTTTTTTCTACACGACGAGCGGCGTAACACACAG GTTCTTAGTCGGCGTGCCAATAAAGATGGACATCTGCAGCAGGACCACGGGGCTGTGCCGGGGAGTTCACACAGTCCCGCAGCTCACATGTTGGTGCCCGACACCCGGGGCAGACATTTCATCAAGAGAAAAGTCCTGAG GAAGCGTGAAGGACAGTCGCTGGTCTGCGATGAATCCATTTATAGCCAAATTTCTG ATTGCTCCACTTTCCTGCAGGATCGTCTGTCTGCGCTACGCTTACACGAGGCGGAAAATGACAAAGCCAGTGTCCTGAGCGATGACATGGAGGGAGTCTCCCTCAGCACCTTTGGATCCTTCGTCACGCACTCg ACACGAACAAGTAGCGAAAGTGACTTCCGCACGAAACCCAAATCCT TCATCCGACCGGTCATGACGCAGCAGACCTTCAAGAAGGATGACCCGGTGGCCAA GTATTTCCATTACAAGCAGCTGTGGGATGGGGTCAGCATCCCTGGAGAGCGAGACCACCGGGAACTTCGCTGGGAAATCAGG GAGCGACTCGCGTACCAGCCGCCGGCT CCCAAAGCTCGCAGGAGTTACGTGGCCAACAGCTACGTGATTCCGACGGAAAAGAAGCGATCGGCTCTGCGGTGGGAGGTCCGCAACCGCATGGCGCACCCCGAGCTACCTCACAAGTTCACGTACCGCTTTTAA
- the hyls1 gene encoding probable serine/threonine-protein kinase kinX isoform X1 codes for MLKAASANQLICVLRAPKKVRLHLFLLATVQEDAMYRMCQDESSISSSFWFSEEEQGTDDDSPKVHTGEDASDEDTGTDEDDSSEVQTGEDASDKVTRTDDDDSPKVQPGENASEEDATGEDTGSDEDDRSDEDGESNKDGRSDITSGMTSGYGTFRLEDQHVGEEQDSCGEGYQMRYDKEDAGSRDSFYDDATQESEDDEADGSGFNVPHEDQKRPESQQPHWDLNGDTKIEDDWKKPEEYHQSYCGLHPDTRSNDDQKKPEVAHQSLCDLHPDTTSEDIPPEDEEKPEKSPYDLQPDSKSEDDKKKPENQATYCDLLDARIDVTHDDEKKTEEGHQSLCDLHPDTTSKDIPPEDKEKPEKSHYDLQPDTSSEDDKKNPENQRTHCDLHPDIRSKDVLHEDRRNHQFRYDLYTDTIKDCLFHEDEKMRYLKPEKKQSHCDLYRDHRNEAIPHEDEENPEKSHHDLHPVIRSEEMKLENKLHERHSDIRGEDVPREDENHQYIPELHPESRKDNRVPYEEKMKHRKPERNHHPHFDFYPGTTSDDETGGNQHVRDEAFLLDQDEAVAALLLGEGEERIGKWDKNSRRHDAEEESCNKGAKFVDLGADFFNLELDGNVRRQDCSTFLQDRLSALRLHEAENDKASVLSDDMEGVSLSTFGSFVTHSTRTSSESDFRTKPKSFIRPVMTQQTFKKDDPVAKYFHYKQLWDGVSIPGERDHRELRWEIRERLAYQPPAPKARRSYVANSYVIPTEKKRSALRWEVRNRMAHPELPHKFTYRF; via the exons ATGCTGAAAGCCGCCTCAGCTAATCAGCTTATTTGCGTCTTAAGAGCTCCCAAAAAGGTCCGCCTCCACCTCTTCCTCTTGGCCACTGTGCAAGAGGACGCCATGTACCGAATGTGCCAGGACGAGAGCTCTATTAGCTCCTCTTTTTGGTTCAGCGAGGAGGAGCAAGGGACCGATGATGACAGTCCGAAGGTCCACACTGGAGAAGATGCCAGCGACGAAGACACCGGTACTGATGAAGATGACAGTTCGGAGGTCCAAACTGGAGAAGATGCCAGTGACAAAGTCACCCGTACCGACGATGATGACAGTCCGAAGGTCCAACCTGGAGAAAATGCCAGCGAAGAAGATGCCACCGGTGAAGACACCGGAAGTGACGAAGATGACCGAAGTGACGAAGATGGTGAGAGCAACAAAGACGGCCGCAGTGACATCACCTCCGGGATGACATCTGGTTACGGCACCTTCAGACTGGAAGATCAGCATGTAGGAGAAGAGCAGGACAGTTGTGGAGAAGGTTACCAGATGAGATATGATAAAGAGGATGCCGGCTCACGGGACAGCTTTTATGATGACGCCACACAAGAGTCAGAAGACGACGAAGCGGACGGTTCTGGCTTCAACGTTCCTCATGAAGACCAGAAGAGACCAGAGAGCCAGCAGCCTCACTGGGATCTAAACGGTGACACCAAGATTGAAGATGACTGGAAGAAACCAGAGGAGTACCACCAGTCTTACTGTGGTCTCCACCCTGACACCAGGAGTaatgatgatcagaagaaaccAGAGGTAGCTCACCAGTCTCTCTGTGATCTGCACCCTGACACCACGAGTGAAGATATTCCTCCTGAAGACGAGGAGAAACCAGAGAAGTCTCCCTATGATCTCCAGCCTGACAGCAAGAGTGAAGATGACAAGAAGAAACCAGAGAACCAGGCGACTTACTGTGATCTCCTTGACGCCAGGATAGATGTTACTCATgatgatgagaaaaaaacagaGGAAGGCCACCAGTCTCTCTGTGATCTCCACCCTGACACCACAAGTAAAGATATTCCTCCTGAAGACAAGGAGAAACCAGAGAAGTCTCACTATGATCTCCAGCCTGACACCAGCAGTGAAGATGACAAGAAGAATCCAGAGAATCAGCGGACTCACTGTGATCTCCACCCTGACATCAGGAGTAAAGATGTTCTTCATGAAGACAGGAGGAACCACCAGTTTCGGTATGATCTCTACACTGACACCATAAAAGACTGCCTTTTTCATGAAGATGAGAAGATGAGATATCTGAAACCAGAGAAGAAGCAGTCTCACTGTGATCTCTACCGTGACCACAGGAATGAAGCTATTCCTCATGAAGATGAGGAGAATCCAGAGAAGTCTCACCATGATCTCCACCCTGTCATCAGGAGTGAAGAAATGAAACTAGAGAACAAACTCCATGAGCGCCACTCTGACATCAGAGGTGAGGATGTTCCTCGTGAAGACGAGAACCACCAGTATATCCCTGAGCTCCACCCAGAAAGCAGAAAAGATAATCGTGTCCCTtatgaagaaaagatgaaacaCAGGAAACCAGAAAGGAACCACCATCCTCACTTTGATTTCTACCCTGGCACCACAAGtgatgatgagacaggtggaaATCAACATGTGCGGGATGAGGCGTTCCTATTGGACCAGGATGAAGCGGTGGCCGCTCTTCTGCTTGGTGAGGGCGAAGAACGCATCGGGAAGTGGGACAAAAACTCTCGCCGCCACGATGCAGAAGAAGAGTCCTGCAACAAGGGCGCCAAGTTTGTTGACTTAGGTGCAGACTTTTTCAACTTGGAGTTGGACGGAAACGTCAGACGCCAGG ATTGCTCCACTTTCCTGCAGGATCGTCTGTCTGCGCTACGCTTACACGAGGCGGAAAATGACAAAGCCAGTGTCCTGAGCGATGACATGGAGGGAGTCTCCCTCAGCACCTTTGGATCCTTCGTCACGCACTCg ACACGAACAAGTAGCGAAAGTGACTTCCGCACGAAACCCAAATCCT TCATCCGACCGGTCATGACGCAGCAGACCTTCAAGAAGGATGACCCGGTGGCCAA GTATTTCCATTACAAGCAGCTGTGGGATGGGGTCAGCATCCCTGGAGAGCGAGACCACCGGGAACTTCGCTGGGAAATCAGG GAGCGACTCGCGTACCAGCCGCCGGCT CCCAAAGCTCGCAGGAGTTACGTGGCCAACAGCTACGTGATTCCGACGGAAAAGAAGCGATCGGCTCTGCGGTGGGAGGTCCGCAACCGCATGGCGCACCCCGAGCTACCTCACAAGTTCACGTACCGCTTTTAA